The window taaaaaattttaatcgcACAATTCCTTCGAAGGGTGAACCTTGACGAGAACGTATGGAATGCGTCGCGATGCTTCGGGTTCATCGCGCTAAATGCGGCTGGAAAGTTGACGAAGACCGAGAGAGAAGTTCCGCATTTCCGGTCCTCGCAGGCGCAACATCATTAAAACTTTATCAATGACGGCACGCGCGTACCGCACGCGGAGCATGCGTGGTTCGCGCGACAGGCGCGCGGCAAACTCTAATTATTGATCACTGGCTCGTCGCGCGTGAAACAGAGCCTTTTTGTTTTCCGGAAGTGGTCGGTGACGACACACCACGTGCACTCGCCGTACCGATACCCCGCTAAAAGTATCGATAACCCGCACCCTCGAGTGCACACTCTCGAGTGGCTTGCTAGAGCTTTTAAAGCTTCTTCCCTGTCGACGATACGCAAGAGAAAATTTGCCTAGTCGCGTGTCGAAATTTCGCGCTTCTACTGCCTTTGCAAACGAGGCGGCAGTAGTTAGCAGCGAATTGAGTAGACTTTGATGTAGGTGTAGCTGGCTTCATTCGAAAGCAACTTTAAATTTCTGGACATGCACAGTGAGGGAGGGTGAAAGTTCGACCTcagcttgatataattatgatataAGAGGATCTTGAAGAGGAGTATACCGCGAGTTTCAAGTTCGTTTCTACGCACAAAGTTAAATTACCGCTTCAGCTGTTCCATATTTAGAAATGCAAACCAGCGATAAGATAAATAATAAACTGGTACTGGCATAAACCACGTGGTTGTCTTTAACGTCAATCAGAAGGAAGATCGCTTTTGTGAAACGACCGTTTTATTGTTCGAAACGAAACGCGTAGCTTCCACGAGCAAGACTATTCTATTTTCATATTAAACGAAGCTCTATTGTTTATTCAATGACACCGTCGTTCCTGTTCGTTAAACTTTATTTTTTTCTGCACCGGTAACTCTAAAAGCTAGTTAGAATTAAAGTATATTTATATTCAGGAAGACAGAACCTTCAAAAGAATaactaaatattgaaataaaagtaTGTTAATATACTCACTACGTTTTGGACTGTGAGCCTGGACATAAGCAGTGATTATATCACACTGTTTCTCTCGTTTGATGACTAGGTAATCCTTCCGACGCAGCTGTCGAATAAGTATGCCACCGGTATGATTGATATAGTCGCGTAAATTGAGCACTAGAATTTCTAGTTCGTCTTTACCTGAAAAATTGAGCTCACGTTAGAAAAGATATAGGTATAAAATTACTTCCTCAGAGATGGCTACTTGTCACCCTTCTTACCTACTCCTTTTCTGATTCTACTTTTCTGCgttctttaatcttcaactaCCAGCGCTCCTAAAACGTCGAACATTCCACCGCATAAGGAGGCGCGGCGTTTCAAAGAAAAAAAGATGGAAGAGAACTGAAAATGTAACGAGCACGCACGATATTCGAGATTGCACGAGACACTTTCGAATTGAAGGGGTCGCGTTTATTTCAGCGCGGTTAAAAGGGCGAGACTCTTCGAGGAGTCTTTGAATTGCAGCCGCGATCTTGATAACGGCTCGAACGGGCTCTCCCTCTGCACACACTCGTCGAGGATTGCAGTTTTCCGACTCTTTCCATTGGTTGCCCATGCACCCTGCGTACTTCGATATCTCGCTGGGCGAGTCGGCCAAGTCCTGACCATTTTCTTTGATCATTCTGTACGAGAGGACAGGTGCTCTCAGTCCGCGCAAAGGGAGTTCGCCGAAGACCTTTAACGAAGTCGGGTTACATTAAACCCTTAAATTGGAAAACTTAGTGGATTGGTCGGGAGAATTGCTAATGAAACAGAATCGATTTTGTAGAATAAAGACATTTTTATGTTCTCTTACTATCGTGGAAATATTAGTGACTGATAAAACCGAgtgcagtattgaagatgaaagTGCATTTTTAGGCAGATCGATTCTGAGGAGAATAAAGGAAACTTGTTCATGGGTTTCGCTCTAAAGCTCACGCAATCTACTCCCTGTTTTTCCCTATGCATGTTCAACGAGGCGAAACGAAGTAGCATCGTGTATAGAGATAAAAGAAGTGTCGTTCCCCCTCGaagaaaaaaggagaaaaaggTAACACTCCAAGTCAAAGAACCTTCTAGCCTCCAAGTCAACGAGGTCGCTTGTCTGTCTCGTCGCTGCGACCTCTTGTCTCGTCAGCGACTGCCAAAGTGTCGTCCCCTAATTCGCGAAAATTTCGAACATCCTACTTCAAGTTGAGTTTCACATTGACGTCCTTACATAGGGATTACTCGTAAAAGTGAAACAGCTCGATGAAAGGGTTAAACTGCTGCCGAGGAATTATTGAAGAACTCTGAAGACTGAAATACGTTACATAAAAAGTGTCCTCTTATATAGACGTTCTACGATCATTAGACAGCGGATACTTCTTTTTTCTCGGCTTGGAATTGAAACAAATGTTTTCCACGTTTCCACAATCAGTGGTTTTAATAATAAATGTCCCCGAGTCGAACGTATTCATCACGCGCCCACGTTCTCTGCTTCCTTTTTCCTCTGCTATAGACGTTTCTATCTCTTATTGAATTACACTTACTTTTCCACAACAGACGTGCCTTTTGCAGATGCTGATGCTGCGGAGGACGCGTCTTCAGGGACGAGGCTGTCGAGTCGCTCTCCGATCGTCCCCTGTCGCCGTCTGGCAGACCGTAGATATCCACTAAAAGTTGATCCACTAAAGAGGAGACTGCTCTTTCCTGTTTCACAGGTGGATTTGGTAGCGGTGATGGGTATATCTGAAAGAGATGTTTCTTATCTGCAATCTTTCGATCTGTCGTTGCTACTTTAACAGAAAACTGTTGGTCGAAGTTGTACAAGGTTGTGCAAGATAACGCGTATCTCTCAAGTTCCCAACAGTAGGAAGTTCCTTTGTAGACTCACTACTACGTGTTTAGAAACCCAACAGGATGTTGTCAGGAGATTAGGAACTCAGTGTGGTTCTGTGTTCACACCGATGAATATCCTTTTGTTCATTAACACTGAgagcttattgaggattcattttcAACCTCGTATAACTTTGATTCTAAGTTGAATTTCAAGAACAGAGTAGGATAAAAATGAAAAGAAGAGAAATTACCCTAGGATATTTAATCTCAATTGCCTTCTTCAGGTTCTCGCTACCCCTGGAATCATGTTCGATCATGGTCCTCGCATCTTCAAACGATTTCCATCTCTTCAAACATCTTGTTGTCACTTTGAGGGGTGCGACACTGGCTCTTCTAATCTGCTTCTTTCTATTCAATTCCATAAAATCAGGACCTTTCCAGGCCCGATGTATCAAGTTGCATTTTTTTCTGTTATACAACGAGGGAAATTGATATCCATCTGCACAGTAGAGGAGATTTCGTGTCTGCTGGGTGACATAGACGTCGCCAAACACGCGTTCGTTCTCCACCGAGACGCACTTGACGCGGTAGCTAATTTCTGCATACCTCTTCAGCGGCATCACGTTGCAGCTCATGTTCCATCGGCCTTGTTGACACCTTGATTCAATGAAGGTCACTGGGATTCACCAAGAAATCCAGGAGAAATTTTAAAGGCGGTCATTCGACCTTTCTTGAGATAAAAACTTCAAGTTTCATTATGATCACGTGAAATGCATTCACACtatttaatagagatattaatTTCTGTTTACGATGATCTCGTGGAAGATGCATTTTCCACTAAATGGAATTCACGCATATCAGCGTGAAGGAGGATGGTCCTTGTCGTTTTTGGTTATTGTAATTTTGTGAATGGAGCAACTTGTCGTGACTGGGGTCGAATGGAATTCATTTATAACGAAGTAAGCAGAAATATcaacgagaattgtggatgcgtTCCTGGAGGATTAGAAAGGTTTCTTGCTTCTGCTAAGTAGGTAATACAAATTAACATAATTAAGCGATCTTTTGCCACTCTGTTCGTTCGCTTAAGCCAACAGATAAATTACAGGACTGCGTTTCTCTGACATTTCTACGCGGCCAGTGATAAAGAACGACCTTCTTCGCAATTGTAATTATCTAACATTTATCATTTATGATAGAATGATGTTCGTAATCGTTCCTTCCACTGTGGCGAAAATCAAGGTTCCTATAGCATATGTTTTCATTGTTGTTGCAAAATGAAATGGCTACTGTAACGAACAGGACAGACGTTATAAATTACTACACAGTGCTTATCGGTGATACGACAAAACGCAATTACTGTGTTTAAAAATAGACAACTAAAATACGTATGTACATTTTGTCGTTTTAGAATACGTTTAAAAAGTGTTGAATTTAAAATATATCTTCTGATTATTGCCAAAAGCAATTAGGTTTCTTATCACTTTTGAAAAGGGTTGTTAGTATGTATCACTTTCTTCAAtattttcacaatttttcaCTTGCCTTAACAGTATATTCACTTACACTTCACTGTTTCAGGAAAAGTCAATAAGCACTAATGATTGTAATGTGTTTGTTGATTTTTCAAGTGGGATTTTTAAGGATAATTTTGTAGAGTTTTAAGCTTTTTGTTTCGGAAATAAATATGTTAGCCTTTATGTTAGATATCCGTGCACGTTGTCTCCCTTATCAGAAGGCTAGTAATTCGCTTCTGGTGGCCAGACCGCAACTGGAAGTGCTGGCGATAATAATCCTTTCATTAAGTCCGTACCTACACTTACGTTGTCGACAAACATGTCGCCAGAGGTGGTGCACCAACAAATGAAGCAGCTGTCGTTATTTATATATCAACACGTGCCTCGTGAAAATTCATAGAATTTCACGCCCGACTGGGAACTTCAGTAAACGCCACCAATAATTCTCTGCCTGAGACAATATTTTTTGACTGGAGatcaaataaaatattgaaaataaatgtgCAAAGCTATAGAATGTACTAGATAACAGTAAGGCTACTGAACAATTACAAAAGTCTAATTTTTCTCTTTCCACACTAGTAATAAATTTCTAGTAAAATGCAAAGGTTATGGGTCACGTTGCATATGCACAACACCTTTGCATTTTCCAAGTAGGAAATGCCGAGGAAAATACCGATTTTAAGGCGGTCAACGAAACCACCGGTGTTATCGGCGTCGCTGATAGTGCGCCCGATGTAATGTAGTGCATACTCAGCTAGAATTTTAAATGCTCGCTGGGTGTGCAGTAGTCGTTCACCTGGTAGGTTCAATAACCCTTTTTCCTCACGAAAAATCGCTGGCAAGGGACAGGTCCCCTATTTCCCTATCAGCAAGTGCATGCACGAGATATGTAGCCTCCTCCAGTTACACGAATTAAACCACCTAGAATAGCGAAACGCTATCGCTCTCTGTACAAATAGCTCATTTGATTCCGTCTCAACGTTGCTTAATTAGGAGCTACATCCACTTAGGTGCGCATGCAAATCTAGACTTTTGCACAAAATAAGGTGCTagacaaatttttcaaatatttgaattcaagaaattttcaaatatttggattttcgaaattttcaaatatttgaatttttgaaattttcaaatatttgaattttcgaaattttcaaatgtttgaatttttgaaattttcaaatatttgaatttttgaaattttcaaatatttgaatttttgaaattttcaaatatttgaatttttgaaattttcaaaggttctttttttaaatagaattctTCATTTTACGAGAGATGAGAAGTTTTACCCACTCGTCTCTGATTTTACCATAGAAGTATGTGAAGGAGTACAAAGGAACATGTTTGATCGATCTGCTCTTCACGGTCAAGATATTGTCGCTATAGGAACGAAACAGTTATGGCCGACTCTCTATGTAGAAATTGCGCCGTGATTTTCATGGTGATTGACGGGGTTTATACCATAGTATTCGAGCATCAGGATACTTTTGCGAGTAGATTTGATAGCTTCGTACTCCGAAAATGATAGAGACGCCATGTGTTTGCGGGGAGAAGGAAAGGAAGGAATCAGCGCTGGGTCCACGCACCGATGACATTTATCGAACCTGCAACCTCCCAACACGGTTCATGTACCCACGTGAgtttatataatttattaacACGATTAACAGGGCGTTACCTTTACTCGAGTAACAGATAGttaataaataattcagttATCTGTCAAATTACGTAAGGGAATTAATCCGTAAAGTGTCGATTGTTGCTCTGAAAAGATAGAGATAGGCAGTTCGCTGAACTCAGCGTGGCAATTGATTCCGCGTATCGTGAAAGTAACACATTTAGTGGTACACGCCACGGCGAGAAGCTTCTTCGTACTAAAACGATAACGTTCTGCTATTAATAAGCCAGTGTTGACGATCGGTACGTTCGTCGAAGCTTATCGGTGGTGCAGGCATTTTTGCATATGCCACAGGAACCCTTCACAAGATAGCCATTGTTGCAAGTACGCACAATTCCTCTCTTTCATCTCCAATCTTCCGCTGAAACATCGTCTCATGAACTTCATCTAAATGCACTCGATGCACTTTCTGAAAAATATTTGAGatgcaaataaaaatatataaagagaACCTCCCTTAAAGAATCACTACAAGTACATTGGCACGTCCATTTCCATACACctctaaaaataatttatttttatgaatATAATGCACAGTACCGATAGCAAATTGAGCTCCAGCTAATATTGCCAGGGAAGGCCTTCCGTAtttttctacatgctaaaataccgAAACGCCAAAATGTCACTTTCTATCCAGCATAGTAGAACATTTCATAAAACGACCCTTGAAGGCATCTTGGAATGACTTGGCGGAATTTCTCGAAGTCGACTCGAATAAAACAGCTCGGCAGGACGACAGCCGGAACGCGGCCCCGTCAACCGTGAAACATGGAAGTACAGATAAAGCCGTCGATCGAGGAGCGCGCATCGAGACGAATAAAACGTCTAATTTCCACGGAACTGGACTCCAGCGTCGAGTCGCATCGCGCGCGATACAACCGATACGTGCATATACGCATCGAATGGTATCTCCTCGCAACGGTAACCGTCGGTTTATTCCCTCGACTGCACGGCTGCTCTCTCACGCGTTCAGTGCGCATCCAGCATCTGAGCACACCATGCGCTGCTTCCTCTTGCTCGTTTATCTCCTCTTATCGGTCACCGCTCAAGACGTTCGCGCGGAGGAAGTGGACTGCCAAGTTTACAACCATCTTTACGTTTGCCTGGCCGACGGCGTGCTGCAGAGTGTCGCCTTCGAGGATGTCAACGCGGTGCAGACCATCGAGGACATAGAGCTGCACCTGGAGGGCCTCGGGATCGTCGACATAGCCAAGGACGCGTTCCTCGAGGTCGCCAATGCCTCGGCCCTCTACATCCGCGACAACGAGCTCTCCACCATCGCCAGACACTATTTCGCTGCCCTGGACCAGCTGACGTACCTGGACCTCAAGAACAACACCATCCATGACATCGAGGATGGCGCCTTTGCTAGGCTGCACAGTCTGGAGACCCTGCTGCTGGACTACAACAACCTCACGTCGTTCAGGCTTGGTGCCTGGAAGGGCCTCGGTGATCTTCATGAATTGTACGCCACGAATAATAATATTATGCTGAAGAGGAACATGTTCAGGGGTCTGAGGAACCTGGAAACTCTGGCGCTGGATTCTAACGAGATCTCTGAGATACCTATTGGGGCTTTTAATGGCCTGCCTCATCTGGATCTTCTATACTTGTCAAGGAATAAAATATCCTCCCTGCAATTGGATGTATTTCGAGGCCTTACTGAGATTAACGAGTTGGATCTTGGAAGGAATCGACTGAGGAGTGTTTCTGGCGGGGTGTTCCGACACCTGAAGAACCTGAACTCCTTGTGGCTGAATGGGAATCAAATCGTAATGGTGAAGGCTGACGCCTTCGAGGGACTGGATAATTTGTTGCTGCTGTTTCTGAACAGCAACGAGCTCCGTTTCGTGGACATGTCCGCCTTCGCCAGGATGTTGAACGTCACGGTTGATCCAGGATTTAAGATACGAGGAACAGTGATGGACAGTGTT is drawn from Calliopsis andreniformis isolate RMS-2024a chromosome 1, iyCalAndr_principal, whole genome shotgun sequence and contains these coding sequences:
- the LOC143180202 gene encoding uncharacterized protein LOC143180202, translated to MRCFLLLVYLLLSVTAQDVRAEEVDCQVYNHLYVCLADGVLQSVAFEDVNAVQTIEDIELHLEGLGIVDIAKDAFLEVANASALYIRDNELSTIARHYFAALDQLTYLDLKNNTIHDIEDGAFARLHSLETLLLDYNNLTSFRLGAWKGLGDLHELYATNNNIMLKRNMFRGLRNLETLALDSNEISEIPIGAFNGLPHLDLLYLSRNKISSLQLDVFRGLTEINELDLGRNRLRSVSGGVFRHLKNLNSLWLNGNQIVMVKADAFEGLDNLLLLFLNSNELRFVDMSAFARMLNVTVDPGFKIRGTVMDSVAKIRGRFRCNYVAYQLPYECMEIELQN